Proteins found in one Neomonachus schauinslandi chromosome 1, ASM220157v2, whole genome shotgun sequence genomic segment:
- the MDFIC2 gene encoding myoD family inhibitor domain-containing protein 2, which translates to MGIDTQLTNEKHADEKPINAIIINSVSEFNITDGPAKETPSEKKLSESSTSLSSLEECQTKFSYLQTDTSVHQRDTDEECASLILTCLFCQFWDCLLMLPDTCEMVCTNLCCPSHGYHHTSDESHAWNDCNCNCDMDCSLFESCHETSECLELAMEISEICYH; encoded by the exons ATGGGTATAG ATACGCAACTCACAAATGAAAAGCATGCAGACGAGAAACCCATTAATGCTATCATTATAAATTCAGTATCCGAATTCAATATCACAGATGGACCAGCCAAGGAAACCCCCAGTGAGAAAAAACTGTCAGAATCCAGCACATCACTGTCCTCCCTTGAAGAATGCCAAACGAAATTTTCCTACCTCCAAACTGATACTTCAGTTCATCAGAGAGACACTGATG AGGAGTGTGCCTCCCTTATCCTCACCTGTCTGTTTTGCCAGTTTTGGGACTGTCTCCTGATGCTCCCAGATACTTGTGAAATGGTGTGTACCAACCTGTGCTGCCCCTCTCACGGATATCACCACACCTCGGATGAAAGTCACGCTTGGAATGATTGCAACTGCAACTGTGACATGGACTGCAGCCTGTTTGAATCTTGCCACGAGACCAGCGAGTGTCTGGAGCTGGCCATGGAGATTTCGGAAATCTGTTACCATTAG